A stretch of Geotrypetes seraphini chromosome 2, aGeoSer1.1, whole genome shotgun sequence DNA encodes these proteins:
- the LOC117354590 gene encoding zinc finger protein 222-like isoform X2 encodes MLPALGVVQYSRLSISVKPRLLFVTSSACTQKETSFRAPNLTSCPLVPFSDTARNKPSTRERASHSFLILQTTKAESKMPAGTSAQMQVTFEEVAVSFSQEEWEYLDEEQKELYREVMKENYQTLISLAGSLTVTPKIISHIERGEEPYIRGEPGSEEREIGKSSSPGHTVLQLFEHNSTLQATTSFPAPVQRKALFETTFEFQRPKIWNKLPGMNSQAAYANFPHTSNSGRH; translated from the exons ATGCTTCCTGCGCTGGGTGTTGTACAGTACTCGCGTCTCTCGATCAGTGTGAAGCCCCGCCTCCTTTTTGTGACCTCATCAGCCTGCACCCAAAAGGAAACGAGCTTCAGAGCTCCAAATCTCACTTCCTGTCCTCTTGTTCCTTTTTCCGACACTGCAAGAAATAAACCCTCGACCAGAGAAAGAGCCTCACATTCATTTCTAATCCTGCAAACTACAAAAGCAGAAAGCAAAATGCCTGCAGGAACTTCTGCCCAG ATGCAGGTGACATTTGAGGAGgtcgctgtctctttctcccaggaggagtgggagtatttagatgaagagcagaaggagctctacagggaggtgatgaaggagaattatcagacccTGATCTCTTTAG CAGGTTCTCTAACCGTCACCCCTAAGATTATATCCCACATCGAACGAGGGGAAGAGCCGTACATCAGGGGTGAGCCTggatcagaggaaagagaaattgggaAAAGCAGCTCCCCAG GTCACACAGTCCTTCAATTATTCGAGCACAATTCAACGCTGCAAGCTACCACTTCCTTCCCCGCGCCAGTACAGAGGAAAGCTCTTTTCGAGACCACTTTTGAGTTCCAAAGACCCAAAATCTGGAACAAACTCCCTGGAATGAACTCCCAAGCAGCTTACGCCAACTTCccacatacttccaattcaggaaggcactga
- the LOC117354590 gene encoding zinc finger protein 222-like isoform X1 yields the protein MLPALGVVQYSRLSISVKPRLLFVTSSACTQKETSFRAPNLTSCPLVPFSDTARNKPSTRERASHSFLILQTTKAESKMPAGTSAQMQVTFEEVAVSFSQEEWEYLDEEQKELYREVMKENYQTLISLAAGSLTVTPKIISHIERGEEPYIRGEPGSEEREIGKSSSPGHTVLQLFEHNSTLQATTSFPAPVQRKALFETTFEFQRPKIWNKLPGMNSQAAYANFPHTSNSGRH from the exons ATGCTTCCTGCGCTGGGTGTTGTACAGTACTCGCGTCTCTCGATCAGTGTGAAGCCCCGCCTCCTTTTTGTGACCTCATCAGCCTGCACCCAAAAGGAAACGAGCTTCAGAGCTCCAAATCTCACTTCCTGTCCTCTTGTTCCTTTTTCCGACACTGCAAGAAATAAACCCTCGACCAGAGAAAGAGCCTCACATTCATTTCTAATCCTGCAAACTACAAAAGCAGAAAGCAAAATGCCTGCAGGAACTTCTGCCCAG ATGCAGGTGACATTTGAGGAGgtcgctgtctctttctcccaggaggagtgggagtatttagatgaagagcagaaggagctctacagggaggtgatgaaggagaattatcagacccTGATCTCTTTAG CAGCAGGTTCTCTAACCGTCACCCCTAAGATTATATCCCACATCGAACGAGGGGAAGAGCCGTACATCAGGGGTGAGCCTggatcagaggaaagagaaattgggaAAAGCAGCTCCCCAG GTCACACAGTCCTTCAATTATTCGAGCACAATTCAACGCTGCAAGCTACCACTTCCTTCCCCGCGCCAGTACAGAGGAAAGCTCTTTTCGAGACCACTTTTGAGTTCCAAAGACCCAAAATCTGGAACAAACTCCCTGGAATGAACTCCCAAGCAGCTTACGCCAACTTCccacatacttccaattcaggaaggcactga